A stretch of the Conger conger chromosome 3, fConCon1.1, whole genome shotgun sequence genome encodes the following:
- the rab33a gene encoding ras-related protein Rab-33A, producing MANESLTNGGRTSHSKNTNLTSSVELSTSLDHSVQTRIFKIIVIGDSNVGKTCLTFRFTGGSFPEKTEATIGVDFREKAVEIEGEKIKVQVWDTAGQERFRKSMVEHYYRNVHAVVFVYDVTKMASFQNLKTWIQECNGHRVSPAVPRVLVGNKCDLVSQIQVPSNTALKFADAHNMLLFETSAKDPKESQNVDSIFMCLACRLKAQKSLLYRDVEREDGRVRLTQEPDAKNTCPC from the exons ATGGCAAATGAATCACTAACAAATGGGGGAAGAACAAGTCATTCCAAAAACACGAATCTCACCTCCTCGGTGGAACTGAGCACGTCCTTAGACCACAGTGTCCAAACACGTATATTCAAGATAATTGTCATTGGGGACTCAAATGTTGGGAAAACCTGCTTAACATTCCGCTTTACCGGGGGGAGCTTTCCGGAGAAGACAGAGGCGACCATCGGTGTGGATTTCAGGGAGAAAGCTGTGGAGATTGAGGGCGAAAAAATCAAG GTGCAAGTTTGGGACACCGCTGGCCAGGAACGGTTCCGGAAGAGTATGGTGGAGCACTACTATCGTAATGTCCATGCTGTAGTCTTCGTTTATGATGTCACCAAGATGGCCTCCTTCCAGAATCTGAAGACCTGGATCCAGGAGTGCAATGGTCATCGGGTTTCCCCCGCTGTTCCCCGGGTCCTGGTCGGGAATAAATGTGACCTGGTCAGTCAGATCCAGGTGCCCTCCAACACGGCACTCAAGTTTGCCGATGCCCACAACATGTTGCTCTTTGAGACGTCGGCAAAGGACCCCAAGGAGAGCCAGAATGTGGACTCCATCTTCATGTGCCTGGCTTGCCGGCTTAAGGCCCAAAAGTCCCTGCTCTACAGGGACGTGGAGAGGGAGGATGGCAGAGTGAGACTCACCCAGGAGCCCGACGCCAAGAACACCTGTCCTTGCTAA